One part of the Vicia villosa cultivar HV-30 ecotype Madison, WI linkage group LG6, Vvil1.0, whole genome shotgun sequence genome encodes these proteins:
- the LOC131612384 gene encoding uncharacterized protein LOC131612384, protein MGGNTSEDFSVVVLASDFAVDARPFLFHDAEQQQEEESWHDCSQYLSPDEDFSDLEQLQFITLQGSDKSGARILRIIGKHYPATVVSAERLKMYVFHKIFSELPDGPFCIVYMHSTVQKEDNSPGMTILRWIYEELPDNFKDRLQTMYFIHPGLRSRLVIATLGRFFLSGGLYWKIKYVNRLQYLWDDIKKGEIEIPEFVQQHDDILEDRPLTDYGIEPDPFHLSGMPSASYSFGKHEERWAGRGHISEYEYR, encoded by the exons ATGGGTGGCAACACATCGGAGGATTTCTCGGTGGTAGTCTTAGCTTCAGATTTCGCCGTAGATGCTCGACCTTTCCTCTTCCACGATGCAGAGCAACAACAAGAAGAAGAGAGTTGGCACGATTGTTCTCAGTACCTTTCCCCCGACGAAGACTTCTCCGATCTAGAACAATTACAATTCATTACACTCCAAGGCTCCGACAAGAGCGGCGCTCGCATTCTCCGCATCATTGGGAAGCACTATCCCG cAACAGTTGTGAGTGCAGAGCGGCTGAAGATGTATGTCTTTCATAAAATATTTAGTGAATTGCCGGATGGACCATTTTGCATTGTTTACATGCACAGCACAGTTCAAAAGGAGGATAATTCTCCTGGGATGACCATCTTGAGGTGGATTTATGAAGAACTTCCAGATAATTTCAAGGACAGGCTTCAAACTATGTACTTCATCCACCCTGGGCTTCGTTCCAGGCTCGTCATAGCTACTCTCGGCAGGTTTTTCTTGAGTGGAGG ATTATATTGGAAGATCAAGTACGTTAACCGTCTTCAGTACCTTTGGGATGATATAAAGAAAGGAGAGATTGAGATACCAGAATTTGTACAACAGCAtgatgatattttggaagataggCCACTCACTGATTATGGAATTGAACCCGATCCCTTTCACTTGTCTGGGATGCCTTCAGCTTCATACTCATTTGGAAAACATGAAGAAAGATGGGCGGGAAGGGGTCATATTTCTGAGTATGAATATCGCTAA
- the LOC131612385 gene encoding very-long-chain aldehyde decarbonylase CER1-like, producing MASKPGILTNWPWKPLGDFKFVILTPWIAHSMYTLIWTKCDPMYYLVLPFILIRMLHNQIWISVSRYQTAKGKGRIVDKGIEFEQVDRETNWDDQILLTALLFYITFMTFPLASNLPWWRTDGVILTAILHAGPVEFLYYWLHRALHHHYLYSRYHSHHHSSIVTEPITSVAHPFAEMLAYFALFLIPIFTTLFMKKSSLAAVYGYIFYIDFMNNMGHCNFEFFPKKLLSFFPLFKYLSYTPSFHSLHHTKFRTNYSLFMPIYDYIYGTVDTSTDAMYEKCLKRPKESPDVVHLTHLTSFDSIYQLRLGFSSLASNPQTSKWYLHLMWPFTMFSMLITWICGRAILIESNTFNDLKLHCWLIPRFQTQYFAKEHSETLNNLIENAIMEAELNGAKVVSLGLFNQKLLNTHCELYIGRFPELKINVVDGSSLVAAIVLNNIPKGTNKVLLRGKFNKVVFAIANALCTKNIKVGVLYKDEFEVLEKRVIKSKENLYISPINTPKIWLVGDEWDEDEQMEAPEGSLFIPFSHFPPNYMRESCFYHYTPSMITPNTFMNSHSCENWLPRRVMSAWRIAGIIHALEGWNVDEYGDTILDTKKVWEATIRHGFQPLKIYAHKPCVTN from the exons ATGGCTTCCAAACCAGGCATCCTTACAAACTGGCCATGGAAACCACTTGGGGACTTCAAGTTTGTGATTCTAACTCCATGGATTGCACATAGCATGTACACTCTCATATGGACTAAATGTGACCCAATGTACTATCTTGTACTCCCTTTTATACTCATCAGAATGCTACATAACCAAATATGGATTTCTGTCTCACGCTACCAAACTGCTAAAGGCAAAGGCCGAATTGTTGACAAAGGCATCGAATTTGAACAAGTCGACAGAGAAAccaattg GGATGATCAAATATTACTCACTGCACTGTTATTTTatataacattcatgacatttcCCTTGGCTTCTAATTTACCATGGTGGAGAACAGATGGTGTGATTCTCACAGCAATATTGCATGCTGGTCCAGTAGAGTTCTTATATTACTGGCTTCATAGAGCACTTCATCATCATTATTTATACTCTCGCTATCATTCTCATCATCATTCTTCAATTGTTACAGAACCTATCACTT CTGTGGCACATCCATTTGCTGAGATGTTGGCATATTTTGCACTTTTTCTGATTCCAATCTTTACAACATTGTTCATGAAAAAATCTTCTCTAGCTGCAGTATATGGTTatatattttacattgatttcaTGAACAATATGGGTCATTGCAACTTTGAGTTCTTTCCTAAGAAACTCTTGTCCTTCTTTCCTCTTTTCAAGTATCTCTCATACACACCATC GTTTCACTCACTGCATCACACGAAATTCAGGACAAATTACTCACTCTTCATGCCGATTTACGACTACATTTATGGCACAGTGGATACATCGACTGATGCTATGTATGAAAAATGTTTGAAGAGACCAAAGGAGTCACCAGATGTTGTGCACTTAACACATTTAACTTCATTTGATTCCATCTATCAATTGCGTTTGGGATTTTCCTCCTTAGCCTCTAACCCTCAAACATCTAAATGGTATCTACATTTGATGTGGCCTTTTACAATGTTCTCTATGCTTATCACTTGGATCTGCGGGCGCGCAATTCTTATAGAAAGCAACACCTTCAACGATCTTAAGTTACATTGTTGGCTTATACCAAGATTTCAAACACAA TATTTTGCCAAAGAGCATAGCGAAACATTGAACAACTTGATCGAAAACGCGATTATGGAGGCTGAGTTAAATGGAGCAAAGGTGGTAAGTCTAGGACTTTTTAATCAG AAACTTCTTAATACGCACTGTGAACTCTATATTGGAAGATTCCCAGAACTAAAGATAAATGTTGTAGATGGGAGTAGCCTAGTTGCTGCTATTGTGCTCAACAACATTCCAAAAGGAACAAATAAAGTGCTTCTTAGAGGAAAGTTCAACAAGGTTGTGTTTGCCATTGCTAATGCTCTATGCACAAAAAATATAAAG GTAGGTGTATTGTACAAGGATGAGTTTGAAGTGCTTGAGAAAAGGGTCATCAAGTCAAAAGAAAATTTGTATATCTCACCAATCAATACTCCAAAG ATATGGTTAGTTGGAGATGAATGGGATGAAGACGAGCAAATGGAAGCACCAGAAGGATCTTTGTTCATACCATTTTCTCATTTCCCTCCAAATTATATGCGAGAAAGTTGTTTCTACCATTACACACCATCAATGATAACTCCTAATACATTCATGAATTCGCACTCGTGTGAG AATTGGCTGCCAAGAAGAGTTATGAGTGCATGGCGTATTGCTGGAATAATTCATGCCTTAGAAGGATGGAATGTTGATGAGTATGGTGACACTATACTTGACACTAAGAAAGTATGGGAAGCAACTATTCGCCATGGTTTTCAACCTCTAAAGATATATGCTCACAAACCATGTGTGACTAATTAG
- the LOC131610009 gene encoding receptor-like protein EIX1, translating into MELRHLKYFNISGNQFSNSIFSELCGSLINLRFLDLRASFHGGIIPNDLARLSDLQYLDLSHNNLEGTIPRQIGNLSHLQYLDLSENVLVGTIPHQLGSLSNLQKLYLGYNYELKFDDKNNHVGGQWLSNLTLLTHLDLSRIRSLNYSYHWLQVIAKLPKIQELRLSSCGLSDLYLRSMSGSLLNFSTTLAILDLSYNVFSSSKIFEYVFNVISSLIELDLSYNKFKGAIVYDFGNIKSPLEHLDLSGNELKGGVLESIRHICTLQSLNLDNNYLNDDISTILHKLSGCAGYSLQYLGLSLGQITGTLSDLSIFPSLITINLSKNMLRGKVPYGIPKSLESLIFQSNSLEGGIPKSFGNLCSLRTLDLSRNKLSEDLSMILHNLSFGCAKDSLQELNLARNQIIGAIPDMSMFSSLRTLLLSNNSLNGMILKNSTFPYHLESLYLDSNNLEGVITDSHFGNLSMLKELYLNDNSLSLKFHENMVPAFQLTAIVLRSCILGPGFSKWLQGQKYLRKLDISNAGISDAVPAWFWTQIKHLSLMNISYNNLMGTIPNLPIRFSEDCQVILESNQFEGSIPVFFRSASLLRLSKNKFSATPLFLCANTTSDKLQILDLSKNQLSGHLPDCWSHLKSLVFLDLSDNTLSGKVPSSLGSLVELNVLILRNNSFTGKLPFSLKSCTGLIMLDVGSNKFSGPIPCWLGHELQMLSLRRNQFYGSLPGCLCYLTKIQLLDLSENNLSGRVFKCLKNFTAMSRNFSSPTVATLFFVHFTINGLIDGTGTYDLIPLLMWKGEERSFKNNKLILRSIDLSSNQLIGDIPEEIGNLKELVSLNLSSNNLTGEITWKIGKLTSLEFLDLSRNNFYGLIPSSLTQIDRLTMLDLSDNNLSGRIPISTQLQSFDASSYEGNVDLCGKPLDKKCPGDKEIAHQKPEIYEESEPEDKKRIYVSVGLGFITGFWGLWGSLFLIRTWRHKYVLFLNNIVDTMYVFMVLNGIKFQRWLRVLQEKFF; encoded by the exons ATGGAGTTGAgacatttaaaatatttcaacatTAGTGGGAATCAATTTTCAAACAGCATTTTTTCGGAATTGTGTGGCTCTCTTATCAATTTGAGATTCCTTGACCTTCGCGCTTCATTTCATGGGGGAATAATCCCAAATGATCTCGCTCGTCTTTCAGACTTGCAATATCTTGATCTTTCACATAATAACCTCGAGGGCACAATCCCTCGTCAAATTGGAAATCTCTCTCATTTGCAGTACCTTGATCTTTCGGAGAATGTTCTTGTTGGAACAATTCCTCATCAACTTGGAAGCCTTTCAAATTTACAAAAGCTTTATCTTGGGTACAATTATGAACTCAAATTTGATGACAAGAATAATCACGTCGGAGGTCAGTGGCTTTCTAATCTCACtcttttaacccatcttgacttgaGTAGAATCCGCAGTCTCAATTATTCTTATCACTGGCTGCAAGTTATTGCTAAGCTTCCTAAAATACAAGAATTGAGGCTATCTTCTTGTGGCCTTTCAGATCTTTACCTTCGCTCTATGTCCGGTTCACTATTGAATTTTTCTACAACTCTTGCAATCCTTGATCTTTCATACAATGTCTTCTCATCATCcaaaatatttgaatatgtgtTTAATGTCATATCTAGCTTAATTGAGCTTGATCTTAGCTATAACAAATTCAAAGGCGCCATTGTATATGATTTTGGCAACATCAAAAGCCCTCTTGAACATCTTGACTTGTCCGGAAATGAACTAAAAGGCGGAGTTCTAGAATCTATTAGACATATATGTACGTTACAATCGTTGAATCTTGATAATAACTATTTGAATGATGACATTTCAACTATTCTACACAAATTGTCTGGTTGTGCGGGATACTCACTACAATATTTGGGTTTAAGTTTAGGCCAAATTACTGGAACATTGTCCGATCTTTCAATATTCCCATCTTTAATAACAATCAACCTTTCAAAGAATATGTTAAGAGGGAAGGTGCCATATGGAATTCCAAAATCATTGGAGTCTTTGATATTTCAATCAAACTCTTTAGAAGGTGGAATTCCAAAATCATTTGGTAATCTATGTTCATTAAGAACGCTAGATTTGtcgagaaacaagctgagtgaagATCTTTCAATGATACTTCATAATTTATCTTTTGGGTGTGCCAAAGACTCACTGCAAGAATTAAACTTGGCAAGGAACCAAATTATAGGGGCGATACCAGATATGTCGATGTTCTCATCTTTAAGAACTCTGCTACTATCCAACAATTCATTAAATGGGATGATACTAAAAAATTCAACATTCCCCTATCATTTAGAGAGTCTGTACTTGGATTCTAATAATTTGGAAGGTGTGATAACTGACTCTCATTTTGGAAACTTGTCCATGTTAAAGGAATTATACTTGAATGACAATTCACTGTCTCTTAAATTCCATGAAAATATGGTGCCAGCTTTTCAATTGACTGCCATAGTTTTAAGGTCATGTATTTTAGGGCCGGGTTTTTCAAAATGGTTGCAGGGTCAAAAATATCTTCGAAAATTGGACATTTCTAATGCTGGAATCTCAGATGCAGTTCCAGCGTGGTTCTGGACTCAAATAAAACATTTAAGCTTGATGAATATTTCATACAATAATCTCATGGGCACAATTCCGAATTTGCCAATAAGATTTTCTGAAGATTGTCAAGTAATTCTGGAATCTAATCAATTTGAAGGTTCAATCCCAGTATTCTTTCGCAGTGCATCATTGCTCCGGTTGTCAAAGAATAAATTTTCAGCAACTCCGTTGTTCTTATGTGCTAACACTACATCTGATAAATTGCAGATATTAGACCTATCAAAGAATCAATTATCAGGGCATCTTCCTGATTGCTGGAGTCATTTGAAATCATTGGTATTTCTAGATTTGAGTGACAATACTCTCTCCGGGAAAGTTCCATCCTCATTGGGTTCATTAGTTGAACTTAATGTATTAATATTGCGAAACAACAGCTTCACTGGGAAGTTGCCTTTCTCCTTGAAAAGTTGCACAGGACTAATCATGCTGGATGTTGGAAGTAATAAATTCTCAGGACCAATACCGTGTTGGTTAGGACACGAGTTGCAAATGTTAAGCTTACGAAGGAACCAATTCTATGGAAGTCTTCCCGGGTGTCTTTGTTACTTAACAAAAATTCAGCTGTTGGATCTTTCGGAAAACAATCTATCAGGACGAGTTTTCAAATGCTTGAAGAATTTTACTGCAATGTCTCGAAATTTTTCCTCACCTACAGTTGCAACATTATTTTTCGTTCACTTTACTATAAATGGACTTATAGATGGCACTGGAACATATGATTTGATTCCTCTGTTGATGTGGAAAGGGGAAGAACGGTCGTTCAAGAATAATAAGCTCATTTTAAGAAGCATTGATCTttcaagcaatcaattgataggAGACATTCCAGAAGAAATAGGAAACTTGAAAGAATTGGTGTCATTGAATTTATCTAGCAACAATTTGACAGGAGAAattacttggaagattggaaagtTAACCTCACTCGAATTTCTTGACTTGTCAAGAAACAATTTCTATGGTTTAATTCCTTCTTCTCTAACTCAAATTGATCGTCTCACCATGCTGGATCTATCGGATAACAACCTGTCCGGAAGAATTCCAATCAGCACGCAATTGCAGAGTTTTGATGCATCAAGTTATGAGGGAAATGTTGATCTTTGTGGGAAGCCACTTGATAAAAAATGTCCCGGGGATAAAGAAATTGCGCATCAGAAACCTgaaatatatgaagaaagtgaacCAGAAGATAAAAAACGAATTTATGTGAGTGTGGGATTGGGATTTATCACAGGGTTTTGGGGACTTTGGGGATCATTGTTTCTCATCAGGACTTGGAGACATAAATATGTCTTGTTCTTGAACAACATAGTTGACACAATGTATGTGTTTATGGTGCTGAATGGAATTAAATTTCAAAGGTGGCTTAGAGTTTTGCAG GAAAAGTTTTTCTAA